Proteins encoded in a region of the Planococcus shixiaomingii genome:
- a CDS encoding AAA family ATPase has product MELQNEIWNWTNRLPNWHSDLLRRLYEKGKLNEVDQSEVIDNILESVGLANRKVSMSKLIKEQIPNKRANSQVKIKSLSNLENISAIDRRSVMDFNTEGLTIIYGDNSAGKSSYARVLKQACRAADNNSKIHPNIYEPQGKVGTVQINIIAEDGVSKTIYREVNTSPEKLTSHFSIFDSECAKIYTEEENDVVFIPTELQIFNLLAIEQNSLRKIITEEKEAMLQTTPDISHINQETAVRRFLDSISHKTFHSDVDEVCRFTLNEQKRLTEIEEDIRVLSHSNPEKHLKELERNISDVSILKESLMDISSKLTKENMEQFISHHDKFLNAKETLEIEKDFAFNKQPLAGVGSNPWMNLWNAAKEFNNIAYPEKKFPNTTENAECLLCQQVLKEESKNRLNNFEEFIQSTFTQEKNRWDKLRKEYITTIKSLPFEEVENASIRKFLNQEDFDLEILIEKFIRSVFKAKSELLKAEENKKVNLLELEKNPLIQINNWIKLNSHELERLRKLSASDGKELLQKERQELLAKQEANKKIEEIYKIVDIRKNEDKYKKAIGLLYTTKITMKYKELSNAYITDNFKEQIKKELKSLRCDNVLFDLKSRGVKGQTKIKLSINSNINPKLKEIFSEGEQKALSLAFFLAEVSSLNHNGGIILDDPVSSFDQGRREYAAKRIIEEAEKRQVIVFTHDIVFLHTLQKLGKLRKTSLSCNVVRRVNQTAGVITKDFPWVAQPINKRIKYLRNELQTMSKKEVEFDPNKYHFEVKTWYSLLREGWERSIEELMFGGVIERFDASIKTLQLKNAKITDDLIQQVQEGMTIASNMVHDESPAIGRLVPSIEEMEDDLLKLESFKNSF; this is encoded by the coding sequence TTGGAATTACAAAATGAAATTTGGAATTGGACTAATCGATTGCCTAATTGGCATAGCGATTTACTTAGAAGATTATACGAAAAGGGAAAATTAAACGAAGTTGATCAATCTGAAGTAATAGACAATATCTTAGAAAGCGTTGGTTTAGCGAATAGAAAAGTTTCAATGTCGAAATTAATTAAAGAGCAAATACCTAATAAAAGAGCTAATAGTCAAGTCAAAATTAAATCCTTAAGTAATCTAGAAAATATATCTGCAATAGATAGACGGAGTGTTATGGATTTTAATACAGAGGGGTTAACAATAATTTACGGAGATAACTCTGCGGGGAAATCGAGTTATGCAAGGGTATTGAAACAAGCATGCCGAGCAGCTGATAATAATTCGAAGATTCATCCCAATATTTACGAACCACAAGGAAAAGTTGGTACAGTCCAAATAAATATTATTGCAGAAGATGGAGTAAGTAAGACGATTTATCGGGAAGTAAACACTTCACCGGAAAAACTGACTTCTCATTTTAGTATTTTCGATAGTGAATGTGCAAAAATATATACAGAAGAAGAAAATGATGTCGTATTTATACCTACTGAATTACAGATATTCAATCTACTTGCAATCGAACAAAATAGTTTAAGAAAAATAATTACTGAAGAAAAAGAAGCGATGTTACAGACTACTCCAGACATATCTCATATTAATCAAGAAACAGCTGTAAGAAGGTTTCTTGATTCAATTAGTCACAAAACATTTCATTCAGACGTGGATGAAGTATGCAGATTCACTTTAAATGAACAAAAGCGTTTAACAGAAATTGAAGAAGATATTAGAGTGCTTTCTCACTCAAATCCAGAAAAGCATTTGAAAGAATTAGAAAGAAATATAAGTGATGTCTCTATATTAAAAGAAAGCCTAATGGATATTAGTAGTAAACTAACCAAAGAAAATATGGAACAGTTTATATCACACCATGACAAATTTTTAAACGCAAAAGAAACGTTAGAAATCGAAAAAGACTTTGCTTTTAATAAACAACCCTTAGCGGGAGTTGGATCAAATCCATGGATGAACTTATGGAATGCAGCAAAAGAATTTAATAATATTGCATATCCGGAAAAAAAATTCCCGAATACTACTGAGAATGCTGAATGTTTATTATGTCAGCAGGTGTTAAAAGAAGAATCAAAAAACAGATTAAATAATTTTGAAGAATTCATCCAAAGTACTTTTACTCAGGAAAAAAATCGATGGGACAAGCTTCGAAAAGAGTATATAACTACAATTAAGTCATTACCATTTGAAGAAGTAGAAAACGCTTCAATTAGGAAATTTTTAAACCAAGAAGATTTTGATTTAGAAATTCTTATTGAGAAATTTATTCGCTCAGTATTTAAGGCGAAATCAGAACTTCTGAAAGCAGAAGAAAACAAAAAGGTAAACTTGCTAGAATTGGAAAAAAATCCACTAATTCAAATTAATAATTGGATCAAACTTAATAGTCATGAACTAGAACGTCTTAGAAAATTATCAGCTTCTGATGGCAAAGAATTATTGCAGAAAGAAAGACAAGAATTATTAGCGAAACAAGAGGCCAATAAAAAAATAGAAGAAATCTATAAAATTGTTGATATCAGAAAAAATGAGGATAAGTACAAAAAGGCAATTGGGTTACTATATACTACCAAGATTACAATGAAGTACAAGGAGTTATCAAACGCATATATTACTGATAATTTTAAAGAACAAATTAAGAAGGAATTAAAATCTCTTCGGTGCGATAATGTTTTGTTCGACTTAAAAAGCAGAGGAGTAAAGGGGCAAACTAAAATTAAATTGTCAATAAATTCTAATATCAATCCGAAACTAAAAGAGATATTTAGTGAAGGTGAACAAAAAGCTTTATCCTTAGCATTTTTTCTGGCAGAAGTTTCGTCGTTAAATCATAATGGTGGAATAATTTTAGATGATCCTGTATCTTCTTTTGACCAAGGAAGAAGAGAATATGCTGCGAAGAGAATTATTGAAGAAGCCGAGAAGAGACAAGTAATTGTTTTTACACATGATATTGTGTTTTTACATACTTTGCAAAAGCTAGGCAAACTAAGAAAGACAAGTTTAAGTTGTAATGTTGTTCGAAGAGTCAATCAAACAGCTGGAGTGATCACAAAAGATTTTCCATGGGTTGCTCAACCTATTAATAAAAGAATTAAGTATTTGAGAAATGAGTTACAAACAATGAGTAAAAAAGAAGTTGAATTTGATCCTAATAAATATCACTTTGAAGTTAAGACTTGGTATTCTTTATTAAGAGAGGGGTGGGAGCGGTCTATTGAAGAGCTAATGTTTGGAGGAGTAATTGAGCGTTTTGATGCAAGTATAAAAACTCTGCAATTAAAAAATGCTAAAATTACTGATGATTTAATTCAACAAGTTCAAGAAGGTATGACAATAGCGTCAAACATGGTTCATGATGAATCACCAGCCATAGGTAGATTAGTACCTAGTATTGAGGAAATGGAAGATGATTTATTGAAATTGGAAAGTTTTAAAAATAGTTTTTAA
- a CDS encoding HNH endonuclease, producing the protein MIKLIRNPKPTQLTDQTVADLVSEYKLNGSNVWSQTYIKLALLELSKEKCCYCECNIKEESKYMEVEHFLPKKYYPDLVVDWDNLLPSCKRCNLNKGEHDPNIEYIINPCIDDPKVHIAMKNYRLKSKDQTGRNTIDVLYLNDTERLVQSRFMIGNNIHESLEKISDNLSEYYQGISTSTRRKNMVINGLKSLLRQGLPQKDYAATVATVIINDDIFYWCKNILIELDFWDDEFSCLENSLLENCLELV; encoded by the coding sequence ATGATTAAGTTAATTAGAAACCCAAAACCTACTCAGTTAACTGATCAAACAGTTGCTGATTTAGTCAGTGAATACAAACTTAATGGTTCAAATGTTTGGAGTCAAACATATATTAAATTGGCATTGTTAGAATTATCAAAAGAAAAGTGCTGTTACTGTGAATGTAACATCAAAGAGGAAAGTAAGTATATGGAAGTAGAACACTTTCTTCCCAAAAAATATTATCCTGATTTAGTGGTAGATTGGGATAATCTTCTACCCTCTTGTAAAAGATGTAACCTTAATAAAGGAGAGCATGATCCTAATATAGAATATATTATTAATCCATGCATAGACGATCCCAAAGTGCATATTGCTATGAAGAATTATCGTTTGAAATCAAAAGATCAAACAGGCCGAAATACCATTGACGTATTATATCTAAATGATACAGAAAGGTTAGTACAATCCAGGTTTATGATTGGGAATAATATCCATGAGTCTCTTGAAAAAATTTCCGATAATCTAAGTGAATACTATCAGGGTATAAGTACAAGTACTCGCCGTAAAAATATGGTGATTAATGGGCTAAAGTCTCTTCTCAGACAAGGTTTGCCTCAAAAAGACTATGCAGCTACAGTAGCCACAGTTATTATAAATGATGATATCTTTTATTGGTGTAAAAATATTTTAATTGAATTAGACTTCTGGGATGACGAGTTTAGCTGCCTTGAAAACTCATTATTAGAAAATTGTTTAGAACTGGTATAG